The Catenulispora sp. GP43 genome segment GCGCCGCCTCAGTCCCCCGCCTCCAAATAAGCCAGCACCGCCCGCACCCGCCGGTCCCCGGCCTCGTCCGGCGGCAGCCCGAGCTTGCCGAAGATGTTCCCGATGTGCTTGCTCACGCTCCGCTCGGTGATCACCAGCGTGGTGGCGATGGTCGGGTTGTCCAGCCCCTGCGCCATCAGCGCCAGCACCTCGCGTTCGCGCGGGGTCAGGGCGTTCAGCGGGTCGCGGCGGGTCAGGAGCTGGGTGACCACCTCGGGGTCCAGGGCGGTGCCGCCGGCGGCGACGCGCTCCAGGGCCTCCTGGAATTCCGAGACGCGGGCCACGCGGTCCTTGAGCAGGTAGCCGATGCCGCTGGCGCCGTCGGCCAGGAGTTCGGCGGCGTAGGTCTCCTCCACGTACTGCGACAGGACCAGGATCGGCAGGCCGGGGAGGAGTTTGCGGGCCTGGATCGCGGCGCGTAGGCCCTCGTCGCGGAAGCCCGGGGGCAGGCGGACGTCCAGGACCGCGGCGTCGGGGCGGTGCTCCAGCAGCGTGGGGACCACCTCCGGGCCGCTGCCGGCCACCGCCACCACCTCGTGGCCGACCGTGGTCAGCAGCAGTTGCAGGCCCTCGCGCAGCAGCACGTTGTCCTCGGCGATCACAATCCGCACGGAAGCTCCACTTCCACGTTCGTCCCGGTGCCGTCTTCCCGGGCGCCGATGCGGGTCACGCCGTCCAGGGCGGCCACGCGGCGCCGGATGCCGGCCAGGCCGCTGCCGGCCGACGGGTCCGCGCCGCCGCGGCCGTCGTCCCTGATGGCGATGGTCAGGTATGGGCCATGATGCCGCACCGTCACCCAGGCGTGTGCGGCACCGCTGTGCTTGGCGACGTTGGTCAGGGCCTCGGCGACCACGTAGTACGCCGCGGCCTCCACCGCCGCCGGGCAGCGGCGCTCCGGGTCCGGGATCTCCACCGACACCGGCATCGGGCGGCCGGCGGTCAGGGCGCGGACCGCCCCGGCCAGGCCGCGGTCGCTCAGGATCGGCGGGTGGATGCCGCGGATCACGTCACGCAGCTCGGCCAGGGCGTCCTCGATGCCGGCGCGGGCGTCGAGCATCAGCTTGCGGGCTCCGCCGGGGTCGCCGTCGAAGGTCTGGTCGGCCAGGCCCAGCCGCAGCGCCGCGCTGACCAGCTGGGCCTGGGTGCCATCGTGCAGGTCGCGTTCGATGCGGCGCAGCTCGGCGCCGTGCGCCTCCAGCGCCTGGGCACGGGTCTCGGTCAGCGACTCCACACGGGCCGCCAGCTCGGTGCGGCGGGTCGGGCCGAGCAGGCGCGCGGCGTACCAGCCCTGGAAGCGGGCCAGCTGGGGCTGCAGCCACAGTTGGAGGATGGTCAGGAATACCGCCATCCCCAGCGGGTAGGCGATGGCCTGCGGCCAGGTGTAGATCTGCGCGCCGGCGCCGAGCGTGCCCGGTTTGAGCGTCCACCACCAGAACGGCAGCCCCAGGTCCCACGGGATCCCGATCCACAGCTCGACCGAGATCACCGGGACGAGCAGGCCGAGGAAGCCGTGCACCACCATCCACGCGATGTCCCGCCACACCGAGGCCGAGCGCATCAGCGCGAAGTACTGCCGGTAGGGGTCGCTGTGCAGCGGCGTGGACGGCTCCCGGATCGGGTGCCCCAGCACCTTGGCCGCCCGGCGGCGCTCGACGTTGGTCAGGGCCCGGATCCGCCCGGCCACCCAGGGCAGCCCCGGCACCCCGAACGCCAGCAGCAGCGCCAGCGGCAGCAGGCACACGCCCAGCAGTGCGGGCAGGGCGGTGCGCAGGCCCGCGACCAGGTACCAGGTCGCGCGCAGGCTTCGAGCGAACCGGGCGCGGATCTTCATCGTCCCCAACTCTAGAGCCCAGGTGGCAGTGCGTCGGCCGGGCGTGCCCCACCTCCGATGGTGTAGCGCGCTACACCATGAAGAGGGGACCGGGGCTGCTGGGGCCGGCGGTGATCGGAAACTAGCGTCGAAGGCGTCCTGATCCACCGACCGCAGGAGCCCCATGACCGCCCCGAACACCCTCGCCGCGACCGGCACCGCCGTGTCGCTGGAACGCGTGACCAAGTCCTACGACCGAGGCCGCGTGACCGCCCTGGACAACGTCTCCTGGGCTTTCCGGCGCGGCACCTTCACCGCGATCATGGGTGCCTCCGGCTCCGGCAAGAGCACGTTCCTGCACTGCGCCTCAGGCCTGGACCGGCCCAGCTCCGGCACGGTCCGGCTCGGCGAGACCGACCTGGGCGCCCTGAAGGAGACCGAGCTGACCCGGCTGCGGCGCGACCGCGTCGGGTTCGTGTTCCAGGGCTACAACCTGGTGCCCTCCATGACCGTTGAGCGCAACATCACGCTGCCGTTGTCGCTCGGCGGGCGGCGCGCGGACCGCGGCTGGTTCTCCGAGGTCGTGCACCGGGTCGGGATGGCCGAGCGCCTCGGCACCAAGCCCTCGCAGCTGTCCGGCGGGCAGCAGCAGCGGGTCGCGGTGGCGCGGGCGCTGGTGACCCGGCCGGAGATCGTCTTCGCCGACGAGCCCACCGCCGCGCTGGACCCGCGCACCGCCGGGCACGTGCTGCGGCTGCTGCGCGAGGCCGTGGACGCCACCGGGCAGACCGTGGTGCTGGTGACGCACGACCCGGCCGCCGCGGCGTGGGCCGACAGCGTCGTGTTCCTGTCCGAGGGGCGGATCGTCGACGAACTGCCGCGCCCGACCGCCTCGGCGGTCCTGACCCGCTGGGAGACGCTGTGAAGAAGGGCATCGCCTTCGGGGTCGCCACCGCGCTGGCGGTGGCGGCCATGATCCTCGGCGCCTTCGGGGTGCTGATCGAGTCCGGCGTCCGCGCGCACGGCACGCTGGAGCGCTACGCCTCTGCCGCCGCGGTGGTCCACGGCCATCAGAGCGTGACGCATGTCAAGGGCAGCGGAGACAACAAGAACTCTGAGAGCCGGCCGCTGGTCGAGCCGAACCGGGTGCCGGTGGCGGATGGAGCGGCGCTGAAGGCGGTGGCCGGCGTCGGGGACGTGGTCGCGGACTTCTCCCTGCCGGTGGTGGTGGCGGAGTCCGGGGCCGGTGCTACATCTGGTGCCACCTCCAGTGCGACATCCGCTTCCGTCTCCGGGACCACGCTGACCGGCCACGGCTGGGACTCGGCGAAACTGACCCCGACCACGCTCGCCTCCGGACACGCACCGGCCTCGGCGCAGGACGTGGTCCTCGATGCGAAAACGGCTGCCGGCTTGGGAATCAGCGCCGGTCTCCACCTCCGGTTGCAACTCGGGGGCGAGCCCCAGAACTACCTGGTCTCCGGCCTCACATCCGGCGGCCCGGCCGGGACGCTGTATTTCACCCAGCAGCAGGCCGCGACGCTGTCCGGCCACCCGGACCGCGCCGACGCGCTGGTCGTGCTGCCGGCCGCCGGCGCGCACGTCTCCGCCTCCGCGCTGCGCGCGGCCGTCCCGGGCCTGGACGTGGCCACCGGCGCGGCACGCGGCGACGTGGAGAACCCGGCGATCCAGGCCGGCCGCTACGACAACCTGGGCTCGGCCGGCACGCTCGGC includes the following:
- a CDS encoding LuxR C-terminal-related transcriptional regulator, with the translated sequence MRIVIAEDNVLLREGLQLLLTTVGHEVVAVAGSGPEVVPTLLEHRPDAAVLDVRLPPGFRDEGLRAAIQARKLLPGLPILVLSQYVEETYAAELLADGASGIGYLLKDRVARVSEFQEALERVAAGGTALDPEVVTQLLTRRDPLNALTPREREVLALMAQGLDNPTIATTLVITERSVSKHIGNIFGKLGLPPDEAGDRRVRAVLAYLEAGD
- a CDS encoding sensor histidine kinase, which encodes MKIRARFARSLRATWYLVAGLRTALPALLGVCLLPLALLLAFGVPGLPWVAGRIRALTNVERRRAAKVLGHPIREPSTPLHSDPYRQYFALMRSASVWRDIAWMVVHGFLGLLVPVISVELWIGIPWDLGLPFWWWTLKPGTLGAGAQIYTWPQAIAYPLGMAVFLTILQLWLQPQLARFQGWYAARLLGPTRRTELAARVESLTETRAQALEAHGAELRRIERDLHDGTQAQLVSAALRLGLADQTFDGDPGGARKLMLDARAGIEDALAELRDVIRGIHPPILSDRGLAGAVRALTAGRPMPVSVEIPDPERRCPAAVEAAAYYVVAEALTNVAKHSGAAHAWVTVRHHGPYLTIAIRDDGRGGADPSAGSGLAGIRRRVAALDGVTRIGAREDGTGTNVEVELPCGL
- a CDS encoding ABC transporter ATP-binding protein, with amino-acid sequence MTAPNTLAATGTAVSLERVTKSYDRGRVTALDNVSWAFRRGTFTAIMGASGSGKSTFLHCASGLDRPSSGTVRLGETDLGALKETELTRLRRDRVGFVFQGYNLVPSMTVERNITLPLSLGGRRADRGWFSEVVHRVGMAERLGTKPSQLSGGQQQRVAVARALVTRPEIVFADEPTAALDPRTAGHVLRLLREAVDATGQTVVLVTHDPAAAAWADSVVFLSEGRIVDELPRPTASAVLTRWETL